GGGAAAGCATCCGTCTGAAGTGAAAGCTACATTCAATATTCGGGTTTTAACATCATATTTTGAATGATGGCATTCCTTTAGTATAGCCCTATTAAAAACGTCATTTTATTGGGAGTGACACCTGAATTAATAAGGTGATAGACTTTATTTTCTTAACTCCTCTAAAATTAAAGGTATTCCCTTCAAATCTTCCACTATGAAGTCTGCTTTAACGTTCTCCCATTGATTGTCTCTTTTCCACACAGCTTTCATACCTACATTTTGAGAAGCTTGTATATCGTTTTCTGGATGATCGCCGACATATATGCTTTCAGATGGTAAAACATTGAGATTTTTTAAAGCTTTTTGAAAGATTTGTGGTTTAGGCTTTTTCATTCCTTCCCATTCGGATATAACAATTGTTTCAAAGTAGTTTTCAATACCTAAAGCCTTAATATTATCCAGTTGGAACTGCCCTTTACCATTCGTTATCATTCCAACGACAAGGTTATAATCCTTTAATTTTTCTAACGTACTAATAAGGTTAGGGAACGGAACACAGCTATAGTGAAATTGACTGATATAATCTTGGAGTAATTCTTCCCAAGTCAAACCAGTAATAGCAAATTCATCGATTAACTGTCGATAGACCTTATCTTTCCACACATATCCTCTTTTATCGAGTTCTATGAATCTAGTTATGTATTTTTCCATTGGGACATGACTAACCCAATGATTAAATCGCTTGTATTGCTTCTCAATAAATAGAAGTACCGATGCATCTCGATTTAACAAAGTGCCATCTAAATCAAATAAAACCGCTTTGAGAATAGTCTTTCACTCCTTAAAGTATGCATTCCCTAATTTTTGTGTATCATTGTTTTAAAAGAATAATCAGTATGAGATAAACTTTTTTCGATTTGCTGTTTCAACACTATCTTTTCCAAAAAAATCACACAAAGTTCACGTTTATCACAGTTAAGCGTCCGTAACCCTCCTGGCTAAAAATAGAGTGGAGAGGGAACGCTATTCTCTTACTGATTCAAGGTCGTTTTAACTAGTTCTAATACCACTGTTTAATTTAAAAGGATTTATAATAAAAAACGGTAGGGTGCAGTTCTCCGTTTGCCGATTTGGCATAATTGGGGATTTTACCAGCTTGACTATAACCCAGTGAAGAATAAAGAAGGTTAGAAGGGTCTCCTTCTCTCGTGTCAAGAACGATTAACGACTTCTGTTCCTGCTTAGCTCGCTCCTCAGCTTTACTCATAAGTGTGCGACCAATCCCGTTACGTCTATAGTTAGGGTGCGTCATTAGTTTTGCAATTTCAGCTCTATGAGCACCATTTGGCTTATTACAAAGGTGCAATTGGACACTACCAGCTATTTGATTGTTTACCTTAGCAACGAAGAGGAGAATGTCATGGTTCAATAAATTTTCCCAATAATGATGAGCATCCATTTGTGAGAGTGGCGGTAAAAACCCAATGGATGCCCCATCCGCTACTACTTGCATCAAAAGTTCAGACAATTTATCAATGTACCTTTCAATTGATTCTATTTGTTCAATTTTCATATTACTATTCAATAAAATCACCTCAAGAATAGATTATTTTCCTACCCGATAACTATTCGTTAACAAACCTATATTTAATATTGTTTATTGATAACTTTAACGTTTTCTTTTGGCACCCACCCTTCTTCTGCATGAGAGGCCTTTTTAACCCATAACCACCCATTAAGTTCTTTGATTTTCACAAGTTCTTCCCCAACCTTTACATTCAATTCTTTTGCAGTATAATCCTCTAAAATCACGCCATCCTCACCTTGAATATGAATGATTTGTTCAGGTACCCATCCCTCTAAATGGTTATCTTTAGTGTAGCAATATATCCAGTTATTCCAATCTTCCTTTCCCTCGTATTTAGTGCCGACAATAACATCTTGTCCTTTAAGCAGGCTAATTGGGCTAGGGTAGTTGCTTGTATGTTGTTTCGTTACTAGATAAATCTTTTTATCCTCCATTATTATTCACTCCTTTAGTAACTTAGTCTTAATAAAAATCAAAAGAAATAGTGTACGAGATAAGGTAAAATCGACAATGAAAATGCATGGGTCTTGACCATCTGCCACATTCATATGAACCTGGCCATCACGTAAGTTATCGAAGTGAAGGCCCGATTCATTACTCTAATTCTGACATCTTATTTTGAATTATGGAATTCCTTCAGTTTATAAAAAAATAAAGAAGATCATGATGCTACAATCTATTAGGCTATTGATTTAACTGGTGCTTCTTTTATCACATGACGCAATGTTATGGTAATGATAATAAATGACACGAAAAGAACGATACTTAATACTTGAAAGGGTAAAATAACATTTTGCACGGCAATCATTTGTGTAAATAATGAAAGGAGTAAAATTCTAGTCCCTAAACCTATGCCACGAAATAAACTATCGACTCTTCCAATCTTGTCATTTGGGATCCGTTCCATTATAAGAGAGTTTCTTGCAACGCGCGTGCCAGCGTTTCCAAACGCAATAAGAACCGTTAAAAGATAAAATATCGAAACAAATGGGAAAAATATATATAGCGTAATTGAGACGGCAAATAAAAGGACTGTAAAAACAATAGTCGACTCATTTCCAACTCTTTTTAAAATGATCGGTAAAAAGATACCTGCGAACACTGCCCCAATACCATACACCATCGTTTTCATCCCGTAAACAGAAGCACCTGCTTGCAAAATGTTATCGATATATACTGGAAAAAGATAATTAGTCATCATGACCCCGATAAAAGGCATAAACGAAGCAACAAGAAAAAGAAATAAACGCGGGTAGCGCATCATGTAAACATACCCTTCTGTTAACTTCCTCCAAAAAGAATCTTTTGTTGGATTTTTAGGCATTTTCTTATAGGGGATAAGACTAAAGAAAACAATCGCTATTGCATAAGTCGTTGAATTTAGTAGTAATAGCCATTTGAATTCTATAATGGGAAGTAGTAGGGCGGCTAATCCTCCTGATAAAACAGCTGCTAATTGACCTTGCACTTCCATGATACCATTTAGCGTTTTATATTGAGATGGTTCGAAAATCTCCTGATTGAAAGCAAAAATAGTTGGATAAAAAAGATTATAGTAAAATGACCCTGTGATAAATAAAATAACGAAATACCATGTTGTATAACTGACACCAGAAAATCCTGCAATCGTGAATAGCATAATAATGAGCAACCCAATCATTTCACCAGCAATAAGCAGGCGTTTACGGGATACTTGATCAATTAAGTTTCCGATAAAAGGGGTAGACATAAATAAGAGTATAGTGACACATAACGTTACATATCCAAAGACCGTTTCTCCGCCATCCTTTGTTACGAAAAGCCAAGGGACAGCTATCATCGTCATCCCTGATCCCATAGAAGAAAACATATTGGCAGCTAACATCTTAAATAGTCGTGTGTCTTTCTTTAAAGTAGTCATGTCACGTCACTCGCGGTAAAACGTTTCCTCTCCAAGTTTAAAAGCTCTACTCTGGGTATGGATATAAATACGTGTAATAATGTCATTCGACATCTCTCCTTCATAATTAGACTTCTCTATTCTCAGTATAAAGGCTCCGAGCCTCCCTTAAATCGGAGTGAGGTTCGAACTTCTGCTACATAAATAGACTTGGGAATGGAGAATGAAAAGTCAGACTAAAGTTGTAGAAAGAGAGCTTACTTAAACATTATTATCTACTTAAAGATGATGCTTAACCGCATAAAGCGCAGCTTGGGTACGGTCTTGGAGTTCCAGCTTCGCTAATAGATTGGAGACGTGTGTTTTCACCGTTTTTTCCGTTATGATAAGACTGGCAGCAATTTCTTTATTGCTTTTTCCTTTCGCGATTTCCGCTAATACTTCTTTTTCCCTTTTTGTTAATCCACTTAGTCGTTTTTCTTCTTTATTGCCGTGAGATAAATGGGACATCACATGAGACGTTACCTTTGGATGTAGCGGGCTTTCCCCCCTATAAACACGCCTAATCGAAGAAACTAACTCATCTGGATCTACATCTTTCAGTTGATAGCCGCTGGCACCTGCTTTGATAGCTGGAATAGCATGGCTTTGGTCAGAAAAGCTTGTTAAAATTAAGACTTTTACATCGGGGAACTGTTCCTTGATTTTTTGGGTTGCTTCGGTGCCATCCATGTTAGGCATGTCAAGATCCATTAACACGATATCTGGTTGGAGTTTCTCGACTAATGTTACTGCTTCCATCCCATTTTTGGCTTCCCCTACAATTTCAAGACCAGCTTGTGTTTGTAAAAAAAATAAGAGCCCTCTTCTAACAACATGGTGATCATCCGCAATTAATATTTTAATCTTCATTTTTCTGCTCCTTTAAATCGGCAATGACACACATATTTTTGTCCCTTTACCAACTGCCGTTTCTAAATTAAACGTGCCACCTATCATATCTGTCCGTTCCTTCATGGAAGCTAACCCTAAAGAACCGGTTCCTTTCATTTTTGAAAAATCAAATCCATTGCCTTGATCTATTATGTCCATGCACACACTGTTATTTTTAACGATGATATTTAATGTAGAATGCTTCGTGTTGGCGTGTTTTTGAATATTGTTTAGTGCTTCTTGACCTATACGCCACAGTACTTCTTCTATTTCTGGCGATAAATCCAGGACGCCATCCACGTTGATAGCCACTTCTATTCCTAGCACTTTTCCATAATTCATTAACGCCATTGCAACCCCCTCTTCCAACCCTTGGGGGCGTAATTGCCAAATAAGAGCTCTCATTTCACTCGCTGCCTCTTGGGATAGGTTTATCATATAGGAAAGCATGTCTTTCATTTTTTCATCATCGGTCATTTCTTTTGCCCCACCAGCGGTCAACTTGAGTGAAAAAAGAAGCTGGTTTACTGAGTCATGTAAATCTCTAGCAAGTCGATTACGTTCATTCATTAAAGCCATCTTTTGTTCAGTTTCCGCTAATTTTATTCGTTTAATGGCCGTTCCAATTTGAAATGCCACGGCTTCTAAAAGAGCTAGTTCCTCACTAGAAAAGTGTGTCTTTTTGGGAGAGGTGACATTTAATAAGCCGAAATTTTCAACTCCTGCACGAAGGGGGATAGTGGCATGATGGGTGATCTCATTCGTCTCTCCCCAGTGATACTCAATGGCATTTTCAAGCCTTTTACATTCAATTATATTAACGGCTCTTTTTAGCCGGCCATCATTAAAACGTTCTATGCACCAACAATCACCTTCACACATCGGCTTTTTATCTTGCCACGTTAACGCAGGTGGAAGTTTGACATCAGCTGCTAGGGTATAATGACCACTGTTATTAACTAAAAAAATCCATCCCGTTTTCATTCCGATGAGTGATAAAAGTTCGTGTAATACTTCTTTAAGCATGAAATCAAGTTCATTTGCTTCATTTAATTTCTCAGCAATGACCTTTAACGTATTAAGTTTCTTAACTTGTTCACGTTCATTTTTATCTGTCATCCTCATTCATCCTCTTTAAGATTCATAGCTACTATACTATTATACATTTCTACTGAAATGAGGAGTACGTTAAAACAAATAAAGCTTTTTCGTCTGAAAAATAGCCGGAGAAAATCCCCTTAAATAGTCATTAGCAATAAAAATAAATTAAATAACCGGAGGGATTCCGCTTATTGACTCGGAAAATCTGAAAATAGGTCGTTTTACTTCGAATAATCGGAAAATTTCCCGTTATATTCCCTAAAATGAGCTTTCTCCTGCACTTAACCGAAAAATCTCCGCTTATTTTGCTCTTACTAATGACTCGGTTATTGGGGGTAAAGAGGTGAACAGTTTTATAAAAAAAGGTGCGTAAACGAGGTTTTTAATTAATGACAAGCCTGTCGTATTAGGATTTCACGTTGTCTTTTCTGTTACTAATGTTCATTAAAGTGATGTTATGCAAAGAAAAAGCTTTTTATAATGAATAAGTCAGGTGATGCCCCGTCCAAATCCACCTTTAACCGGGTATTCTCTTTATTTGGCTGTAAACAACTAGAATTACTAAACTGAAAATTATGATATTATTTATATAATGCTAGTAATCTACATTATAAAACAGGAATAGCGTCAATTTACCTCCATCTTTTTATTGCTCCCCTTGTCAGTCATTTAATTTATCAGCTCATAAATAGATATATATATAGAAAATTATAACGTGTTCAAACAATACCTCATTATTTTAAATTCTTAGGAGGAGATTCAATGAATAAAACATTCAGTCAGTTTGGAAAAATGGGTGATAGTATTTTGAAGTTAAAAGAACTCCCTGAAGACATACTATCTGAACCTATTAAAGAAAGAAAATGGTCAATCATACAAGTGGTTGGACATTTATACTATTGGGATAAATATAATCTTGAAGAGATGGCACCGTATATGACTGAAGGGGCTGATTTACCACAGTTCCCAGCCCATGATCCACATAATGAAGAGGCAATGGCTTTTATTGAAGGTTTTTCTGTTGCATCTCTTATTGATCGTTTTGTACAAACTCGAAAAGAACTTACTGAAGAATTATCTAAAGTCGGGAAAGGTGTAAGGTTCACTATTGGCGGGGGAAAAAGGAAATTCTCAGCAGAAAGTTTTGTTAAAATATTCATTAAGCATGATGACCACCATCTCAAACAAATTCATGAGAAATTACAATAAGGGATAACGATATTTTGCGTATTGATATGAAGCAAACGAAGAGCAACGTATACGCGGGCTGTAAGTGATGCAGCTCGTTTTTATGTCCTACTACTTAAGAAATAATGTGAAA
The DNA window shown above is from Salipaludibacillus agaradhaerens and carries:
- a CDS encoding MFS transporter, producing MTTLKKDTRLFKMLAANMFSSMGSGMTMIAVPWLFVTKDGGETVFGYVTLCVTILLFMSTPFIGNLIDQVSRKRLLIAGEMIGLLIIMLFTIAGFSGVSYTTWYFVILFITGSFYYNLFYPTIFAFNQEIFEPSQYKTLNGIMEVQGQLAAVLSGGLAALLLPIIEFKWLLLLNSTTYAIAIVFFSLIPYKKMPKNPTKDSFWRKLTEGYVYMMRYPRLFLFLVASFMPFIGVMMTNYLFPVYIDNILQAGASVYGMKTMVYGIGAVFAGIFLPIILKRVGNESTIVFTVLLFAVSITLYIFFPFVSIFYLLTVLIAFGNAGTRVARNSLIMERIPNDKIGRVDSLFRGIGLGTRILLLSLFTQMIAVQNVILPFQVLSIVLFVSFIIITITLRHVIKEAPVKSIA
- a CDS encoding GAF domain-containing sensor histidine kinase, yielding MRMTDKNEREQVKKLNTLKVIAEKLNEANELDFMLKEVLHELLSLIGMKTGWIFLVNNSGHYTLAADVKLPPALTWQDKKPMCEGDCWCIERFNDGRLKRAVNIIECKRLENAIEYHWGETNEITHHATIPLRAGVENFGLLNVTSPKKTHFSSEELALLEAVAFQIGTAIKRIKLAETEQKMALMNERNRLARDLHDSVNQLLFSLKLTAGGAKEMTDDEKMKDMLSYMINLSQEAASEMRALIWQLRPQGLEEGVAMALMNYGKVLGIEVAINVDGVLDLSPEIEEVLWRIGQEALNNIQKHANTKHSTLNIIVKNNSVCMDIIDQGNGFDFSKMKGTGSLGLASMKERTDMIGGTFNLETAVGKGTKICVSLPI
- a CDS encoding GNAT family N-acetyltransferase, which gives rise to MKIEQIESIERYIDKLSELLMQVVADGASIGFLPPLSQMDAHHYWENLLNHDILLFVAKVNNQIAGSVQLHLCNKPNGAHRAEIAKLMTHPNYRRNGIGRTLMSKAEERAKQEQKSLIVLDTREGDPSNLLYSSLGYSQAGKIPNYAKSANGELHPTVFYYKSF
- a CDS encoding SH3 domain-containing protein; the encoded protein is MEDKKIYLVTKQHTSNYPSPISLLKGQDVIVGTKYEGKEDWNNWIYCYTKDNHLEGWVPEQIIHIQGEDGVILEDYTAKELNVKVGEELVKIKELNGWLWVKKASHAEEGWVPKENVKVINKQY
- a CDS encoding HAD family hydrolase, whose protein sequence is MLKAVLFDLDGTLLNRDASVLLFIEKQYKRFNHWVSHVPMEKYITRFIELDKRGYVWKDKVYRQLIDEFAITGLTWEELLQDYISQFHYSCVPFPNLISTLEKLKDYNLVVGMITNGKGQFQLDNIKALGIENYFETIVISEWEGMKKPKPQIFQKALKNLNVLPSESIYVGDHPENDIQASQNVGMKAVWKRDNQWENVKADFIVEDLKGIPLILEELRK
- a CDS encoding response regulator — protein: MKIKILIADDHHVVRRGLLFFLQTQAGLEIVGEAKNGMEAVTLVEKLQPDIVLMDLDMPNMDGTEATQKIKEQFPDVKVLILTSFSDQSHAIPAIKAGASGYQLKDVDPDELVSSIRRVYRGESPLHPKVTSHVMSHLSHGNKEEKRLSGLTKREKEVLAEIAKGKSNKEIAASLIITEKTVKTHVSNLLAKLELQDRTQAALYAVKHHL
- a CDS encoding DinB family protein; the encoded protein is MNKTFSQFGKMGDSILKLKELPEDILSEPIKERKWSIIQVVGHLYYWDKYNLEEMAPYMTEGADLPQFPAHDPHNEEAMAFIEGFSVASLIDRFVQTRKELTEELSKVGKGVRFTIGGGKRKFSAESFVKIFIKHDDHHLKQIHEKLQ